The Carassius gibelio isolate Cgi1373 ecotype wild population from Czech Republic chromosome B22, carGib1.2-hapl.c, whole genome shotgun sequence genome window below encodes:
- the LOC127987857 gene encoding complement factor D-like, producing MIIISLLLLASLLPHMTFTAHVDVGIVNGTEAKPHSRPFMVSLQKNWRHICGGFLISDRFVMTAAHCWKNEKLTAVVGAHDLRQNEGYVRIGVKSYHIHPDFNMHTFQNDIMLLRLEKEVELNKNVMKISIPKKERHIEADSVCRVAGWGRLNFKGKKIFRLMEAEVKIMENAECKNKCKDNFSVSEMMCVYGDGGSCSEDGGGPLVCGNTAVGVTSFGDSKICNSRERPEVYIKISPYIPWICSVIANVE from the exons ATGATCATCATCTCTCTTCTCCTGCTGGCCTCTCTGCTGCCACACATGACCTTCACTG CTCATGTGGATGTGGGTATAGTGAACGGCACAGAAGCAAAACCACACTCCAGACCTTTCATGGTTTCTCTTCAGAAGAACTGGCGACATATTTGTGGTGGATTCCTAATTTCTGATAGATTTGTTATGACCGCTGCGCATTGCTGGAA GAATGAGAAACTAACAGCTGTGGTTGGCGCACATGACCTAAGACAGAATGAAGGCTATGTCCGCATTGGTGTGAAGTCTTACCACATCCATCCTGACTTCAACATGCACACTTTCCAGAACGACATTATGCTTTTGAGG ctaGAGAAAGAAGTTGAACTAAACAAAAATGTCATGAAGATTTCCATACCAAAAAAAGAGAGACACATTGAAGCTGATTCTGTTTGCCGTGTTGCTGGCTGGGGGAGACTGAATTTTAAAGGGAAAAAGATTTTTCGTCTCATGGAAGCAGAAGTGAAGATCATGGAAAATGcagaatgcaaaaataaatgcaaagacaATTTCTCAGTCTCAGAGATGATGTGTGTCTATGGAGATGGAGGAAGCTGCAGT gaggatggaggaggTCCTTTGGTTTGTGGAAACACTGCAGTCGGTGTCACTTCCTTTGGTGACTCAAAAATCTGCAATAGTCGTGAACGACCTGAAGTTTATATAAAGATTTCACCATATATTCCATGGATCTGCTCCGTTATTGCAAATGTTGAGTGA
- the LOC127987851 gene encoding mast cell protease 4-like isoform X1 has translation MMIIISLLLLASLLPQLTFTARVNVGIVNGTEAKPHSRPYMVSLQIDKKHVCGGFLISDEFVLTAAHCWKGYPEILTVMVGAHDLKNSKDSYRVEVKSYIPHQYCPFCSHWNDIMLLRLQEKVKSNNYVNWISLPKEGDVSGGTLCSVAGWGRLLTKGTLSSRLREANTTTINHEECQRKWGSMYFQASQMICAHGNGGSCLGDSGGPLVCGNTAVGVTSFVYIKGCNSPERPNVYTKISAYLPWIHQIIRNIE, from the exons ATGATGATCATCATCTCTCTTCTCCTGCTGGCCTCTCTGTTGCCACAACTGACCTTCACTG ctcgtGTGAATGTGGGTATAGTGAATGGCACAGAAGCAAAACCCCACTCCAGACCTTACATGGTTTCTCTTCAGATTGACAAGAAACATGTCTGTGGTGGATTCCTCATCTCTGATGAGTTTGTCTTGACTGCTGCACATTGCTGGAAAGG ATATCCAGAGATTCTGACGGTTATGGTTGGTGCTCATGACTTAAAGAACAGTAAGGATTCATACCGTGTCGAAGTGAAGTCCTACATCCCACATCAATACTGTCCATTCTGTTCACATTGGAATGACATCATGCTTTTGAGG CTACAGGAAAAGGTCAAATCAAATAACTATGTTAACTGGATATCATTACCGAAGGAAGGAGACGTTAGTGGAGGCACTCTCTGTAGTGTTGCAGGCTGGGGAAGACTGTTGACGAAAGGCACATTGAGCAGTCGACTAAGGGAGGCAAACACGACTACAATCAACCACGAAGAGTGTCAACGTAAATGGGGATCCATGTACTTCCAAGCCTCGCAGATGATCTGTGCACATGGTAATGGAGGATCCTGCTTG GGAGATTCAGGAGGTCCTTTGGTTTGTGGAAACACTGCAGTTGGTGTGACATCTTTTGTGTACATTAAAGGCTGTAATTCACCTGAGCGTCCTAATGTGTATACTAAGATTTCAGCATATCTTCCATGGATCCACCAAATCATAAGAAATATTGAGTGa
- the LOC127987851 gene encoding mast cell protease 4-like isoform X3 has protein sequence MMTIISLLLLASLLPHLTFTARVNVGIVNGTEAKPHSRPYMVSLQIDKKHVCGGFLISDEFVLTAAHCWKGYPEILTVMVGAHDLKNSKDSYRVEVKSYIPHQYCPFCSHWNDIMLLRLQEKVKSNNYVNWISLPKEGDVSGGTLCSVAGWGRLLTKGTLSSRLREANTTTINHEECQRKWGSMYFQASQMICAHGNGGSCLGDSGGPLVCGNTAVGVTSFVYIKGCNSPERPNVYTKISAYLPWIHQIIRNIE, from the exons ctcgtGTGAATGTGGGTATAGTGAATGGCACAGAAGCAAAACCCCACTCCAGACCTTACATGGTTTCTCTTCAGATTGACAAGAAACATGTCTGTGGTGGATTCCTCATCTCTGATGAGTTTGTCTTGACTGCTGCACATTGCTGGAAAGG ATATCCAGAGATTCTGACGGTTATGGTTGGTGCTCATGACTTAAAGAACAGTAAGGATTCATACCGTGTCGAAGTGAAGTCCTACATCCCACATCAATACTGTCCATTCTGTTCACATTGGAATGACATCATGCTTTTGAGG CTACAGGAAAAGGTCAAATCAAATAACTATGTTAACTGGATATCATTACCGAAGGAAGGAGACGTTAGTGGAGGCACTCTCTGTAGTGTTGCAGGCTGGGGAAGACTGTTGACGAAAGGCACATTGAGCAGTCGACTAAGGGAGGCAAACACGACTACAATCAACCACGAAGAGTGTCAACGTAAATGGGGATCCATGTACTTCCAAGCCTCGCAGATGATCTGTGCACATGGTAATGGAGGATCCTGCTTG GGAGATTCAGGAGGTCCTTTGGTTTGTGGAAACACTGCAGTTGGTGTGACATCTTTTGTGTACATTAAAGGCTGTAATTCACCTGAGCGTCCTAATGTGTATACTAAGATTTCAGCATATCTTCCATGGATCCACCAAATCATAAGAAATATTGAGTGa
- the LOC127987851 gene encoding mast cell protease 4-like isoform X7 has protein sequence MIIISLLLLASLLPHLTFTARVNVGIVNGTEAKPHSRPYMVSLQIDKKHVCGGFLISDEFVLTAAHCWKGYPEILTVMVGAHDLKNSKDSYRVEVKSYIPHQYCPFCSHWNDIMLLRLQEKVKSNNYVNWISLPKEGDVSGGTLCSVAGWGRLLTKGTLSSRLREANTTTINHEECQRKWGSMYFQASQMICAHGNGGSCLGDSGGPLVCGNTAVGVTSFVYIKGCNSPERPNVYTKISAYLPWIHQIIRNIE, from the exons ctcgtGTGAATGTGGGTATAGTGAATGGCACAGAAGCAAAACCCCACTCCAGACCTTACATGGTTTCTCTTCAGATTGACAAGAAACATGTCTGTGGTGGATTCCTCATCTCTGATGAGTTTGTCTTGACTGCTGCACATTGCTGGAAAGG ATATCCAGAGATTCTGACGGTTATGGTTGGTGCTCATGACTTAAAGAACAGTAAGGATTCATACCGTGTCGAAGTGAAGTCCTACATCCCACATCAATACTGTCCATTCTGTTCACATTGGAATGACATCATGCTTTTGAGG CTACAGGAAAAGGTCAAATCAAATAACTATGTTAACTGGATATCATTACCGAAGGAAGGAGACGTTAGTGGAGGCACTCTCTGTAGTGTTGCAGGCTGGGGAAGACTGTTGACGAAAGGCACATTGAGCAGTCGACTAAGGGAGGCAAACACGACTACAATCAACCACGAAGAGTGTCAACGTAAATGGGGATCCATGTACTTCCAAGCCTCGCAGATGATCTGTGCACATGGTAATGGAGGATCCTGCTTG GGAGATTCAGGAGGTCCTTTGGTTTGTGGAAACACTGCAGTTGGTGTGACATCTTTTGTGTACATTAAAGGCTGTAATTCACCTGAGCGTCCTAATGTGTATACTAAGATTTCAGCATATCTTCCATGGATCCACCAAATCATAAGAAATATTGAGTGa
- the LOC127987856 gene encoding granzyme-like protein 1: MIIISLLLLASLLPHMTFTAHVDVGIVNGTEAKPHSRPFMVSLQKNWRHICGGFLISDRYVMTAAHCWKNENLTAVVGAHDLRENEGYVRIGVKSYHMHPDFNMSTFQNDIMLLRLEKEVEQNKNVMKISIPKEKARDIEADSVCRVAGWGRLNFKGKKIFRLMEAEVKITNNTECKNKWKDKFSVSEMMCVSGDGGSCSEDGGGPLVCRDTAVGVTSFGDSKICNSRERPEVYIKISPYIPWICSVIAKDE, translated from the exons ATGATCATCATCTCTCTTCTCCTGCTGGCCTCTCTGCTGCCACACATGACCTTCACTG ctCATGTGGATGTGGGTATAGTGAACGGCACAGAAGCAAAACCACACTCCAGACCTTTCATGGTTTCTCTTCAGAAGAACTGGCGACATATCTGTGGTGGATTTCTCATTTCTGATAGATATGTTATGACCGCTGCGCATTGCTGGAA aaatgAGAATCTAACAGCTGTGGTTGGCGCACATGACCTTAGAGAAAATGAAGGCTATGTCCGCATTGGTGTGAAGTCTTACCACATGCATCCAGACTTCAACATGAGCACTTTCCAGAATGACATTATGCTTTTGAGG CTAGAGAAAGAAGTCGAACAAAACAAGAATGTAATGAAGATTTCCATACCAAAAGAAAAAGCGAGAGACATTGAAGCTGATTCTGTTTGCCGTGTTGCTGGTTGGGGAAGACTGAATTTTAAAGGGAAAAAGATTTTTCGTCTCATGGAAGCAGAAGTGAAGATCACGAATAACactgaatgcaaaaataaatggaaagacAAATTCTCAGTCTCAGAGATGATGTGTGTCTCCGGTGATGGAGGAAGCTGCAGT gaggatggaggaggTCCTTTGGTTTGTAGAGACACTGCAGTCGGTGTCACTTCCTTTGGTGACTCAAAAATCTGCAATAGTCGTGAACGACCTGAAGTTTATATAAAGATTTCACCATATATTCCATGGATCTGCTCCGTTATTGCGAAGGATGAGTGA
- the LOC127987851 gene encoding mast cell protease 1A-like isoform X5 — translation MMIIISLLLLASLLPQLTFTARVNVGIVNGTEAKPHSRPYMVSLQIDKKHVCGGFLISDEFVLTAAHCWKGYPEILTVMVGAHDLKNSKDSYRVEVKSYIPHQYCPFCSHWNDIMLLRLQEKVKSNNYVNWISLPKEGDVSGGTLCSVAGWGRLLTKGTLSSRLREANTTTINHEECQRKWGSMYFQASQMICAHGNGGSCLGDSGGPLVCGNTAVGVTSFGSIIQCNSAVHPTVYTKISAYLQWIHQIIRNIK, via the exons ATGATGATCATCATCTCTCTTCTCCTGCTGGCCTCTCTGTTGCCACAACTGACCTTCACTG ctcgtGTGAATGTGGGTATAGTGAATGGCACAGAAGCAAAACCCCACTCCAGACCTTACATGGTTTCTCTTCAGATTGACAAGAAACATGTCTGTGGTGGATTCCTCATCTCTGATGAGTTTGTCTTGACTGCTGCACATTGCTGGAAAGG ATATCCAGAGATTCTGACGGTTATGGTTGGTGCTCATGACTTAAAGAACAGTAAGGATTCATACCGTGTCGAAGTGAAGTCCTACATCCCACATCAATACTGTCCATTCTGTTCACATTGGAATGACATCATGCTTTTGAGG CTACAGGAAAAGGTCAAATCAAATAACTATGTTAACTGGATATCATTACCGAAGGAAGGAGACGTTAGTGGAGGCACTCTCTGTAGTGTTGCAGGCTGGGGAAGACTGTTGACGAAAGGCACATTGAGCAGTCGACTAAGGGAGGCAAACACGACTACAATCAACCACGAAGAGTGTCAACGTAAATGGGGATCCATGTACTTCCAAGCCTCGCAGATGATCTGTGCACATGGTAATGGAGGATCCTGCTTG GGAGATTCAGGAGGTCCTTTGGTTTGTGGAAACACTGCAGTTGGTGTGACATCTTTTGGGTCCATAATACAATGCAATTCAGCTGTGCATCCTACTGTCTATACCAAGATTTCAGCATATCTTCAATGGATTCACcaaattattagaaatattaaatga
- the LOC127987851 gene encoding mast cell protease 4-like isoform X8 — protein sequence MIIISLLLLASLLPQLTFTARVNVGIVNGTEAKPHSRPYMVSLQIDKKHVCGGFLISDEFVLTAAHCWKGYPEILTVMVGAHDLKNSKDSYRVEVKSYIPHQYCPFCSHWNDIMLLRLQEKVKSNNYVNWISLPKEGDVSGGTLCSVAGWGRLLTKGTLSSRLREANTTTINHEECQRKWGSMYFQASQMICAHGNGGSCLGDSGGPLVCGNTAVGVTSFVYIKGCNSPERPNVYTKISAYLPWIHQIIRNIE from the exons ctcgtGTGAATGTGGGTATAGTGAATGGCACAGAAGCAAAACCCCACTCCAGACCTTACATGGTTTCTCTTCAGATTGACAAGAAACATGTCTGTGGTGGATTCCTCATCTCTGATGAGTTTGTCTTGACTGCTGCACATTGCTGGAAAGG ATATCCAGAGATTCTGACGGTTATGGTTGGTGCTCATGACTTAAAGAACAGTAAGGATTCATACCGTGTCGAAGTGAAGTCCTACATCCCACATCAATACTGTCCATTCTGTTCACATTGGAATGACATCATGCTTTTGAGG CTACAGGAAAAGGTCAAATCAAATAACTATGTTAACTGGATATCATTACCGAAGGAAGGAGACGTTAGTGGAGGCACTCTCTGTAGTGTTGCAGGCTGGGGAAGACTGTTGACGAAAGGCACATTGAGCAGTCGACTAAGGGAGGCAAACACGACTACAATCAACCACGAAGAGTGTCAACGTAAATGGGGATCCATGTACTTCCAAGCCTCGCAGATGATCTGTGCACATGGTAATGGAGGATCCTGCTTG GGAGATTCAGGAGGTCCTTTGGTTTGTGGAAACACTGCAGTTGGTGTGACATCTTTTGTGTACATTAAAGGCTGTAATTCACCTGAGCGTCCTAATGTGTATACTAAGATTTCAGCATATCTTCCATGGATCCACCAAATCATAAGAAATATTGAGTGa